GGTTGTCTTTCTTCTAACTTCATCAAATTAACATCGAGCCCGTCGTCTCCACTTGTAAGTGCCAAAAAGAGGAGCAACGAGGACTCCCTTAGCCAAAAAGACGCACGACTAGGCAGCAGGAGGTTTCGGCCTAATCTGCTCAGCCTCGAAACCCTGAAGCATTTCATGGATGCAGCACTGAAAGGTTTTGGGGTGATCACCATCCTCCGGGTCCTTAACCACGAAGGTGATATAGTATGTCGCTACACCTGACATTGCTATGGTAGCTTTCTCGATGCTCTCGAACACTAGCTGCGTTCCCTGAACAAGGAGAAATTAACCACattgtattatattatgtataggGGCCAAAAGCAGATGCAAACTGTATTTATAAATCTCTACATACTGTAGGAAACTATGACAGGAATCGAACAGCCAGAGAACCTTGTCCATGTTGTACCCATTAAGAGCTGCCACGACAAATCCTTTAATGTCTTCATGCTTAGCCTTGGGCATTGGGGCTAGCATCCAGTACTGGAACTTATACTTACTCAAATCTCCACAATCATAGCCCTATAAGAGAAAGAAGTCACAGATTAATTGAATATAGCGCAGAACATATCGTCACTAACCAACCAACAGTAATTGAAGAAGAATGGTTTTATGGGATGTATATAAGGGAGTAGTCGTGGAAATGATGCTCCCTAACCTCACTCTCGGCAACTGCTCGGTAGTATTCCTGGAGGTCATTCTCATCCAATAACTATCCTCCCCAGAAAAATTAACATAATATGACATCTGATATCAGTAACAAGTATATACCACAACGAGaaaaccaaacaagaaacatgCATGTGTGTCTCAAACAATGATAGATGATGTTAAATATCCTTACCTCATCATCATCCGAGTCCTCGTACTCTATAACTTTCATCTATCCTCATCCAGAAAGATCAATAGAATATAAAAGACATGGAATCAGTAATTGCCACATACCGCAACCGAAAAATAGAACGAGAAAGATATCCATATAGACATATCGCAAacaatgaatgaaaaaaatgggACAACTATCCTCTTACATCATCCTCCTCCGATGAATCTTCCTCCACCTTCGGCATATTCTCCTCGATGCGATTCTTCTTGACAATCTCACGGTCAACACACTCTTCCTCCTCGGGATATGACCTCTTGGCTGGAGGGAGGGATGGACCTGCCCGTGCGTCTACCCCTGGTACGGTTGCCATGGCCAAAACCTAGAATCCTCGAAGAAATAACcgaacaaaatcaattaaacAAGCGCTACAACTGATCGATCGCTCGATGGGTCAGAACAATTTGATATCCGTGCCCTAAAGCCCCTAATCTGATCGGAGTCGGACAACACAAACCACAACATGAACAAACAAAGGGCAGATCGTAATGAGCTATGAGCTAAATCGTTCATTGACTAACACAGTCGCGAATGTAGGGAGGGCTTATTCGATCAAGTTGGAGGACTGGGTCCCATTGTTCAGTAAATAACCCGTTTCGGTTCGGTTAAGCCTGTTGGGCTTCTTTGTGCGGCCCAATACAGAAGCAATTTCACCCGGCGAGTAGCCCATTTAATTATGCTGAatggctcttttttttttcttttcctctcaaACGGTAATGAGGATCCTCTATTGATATCAAAATAAATACATCGGTCCACTGTAAAAATagatacaaataaaaatacctAAACAATATGCAGGAATTACAAGAGCAAGATGCTTTGGCCTGCCAGACAAACTATAAAGGAAAATAGACTTAAAAATGTCACAACAAATAAGAACATTACAATTGTAGTAAACCATTCTAAAACTAAGAATCCCAGTCGATCACCTTCCTGCAATAGATATTCATCCTAAAACTAAGCCATCATAAAATTAAGGGTGcgtttatttcaatttaattaaataagtacttaaaattTAGTTATAAGAGAATGAATGTAAGAAAGAGGGAAAGATGAGAGATAATGATCTAaactacttaatcattaagcaaaaaaacttcttaatgaaataaataaaatattttgacttaatgaaataagtcattCTTCACTAATTGATGCTCTTTATCTCTCACAAATCTTTCCGTCCTTATTCATTCCTCCCTTCTTTCTATACATTTCTTCTCTTGATTAATGAAGTGCTTAAAgatttatcaaacaccaccTAAGAATTGGTTATGAAAGTAATAGAAATGTAATATCATTATATAAGTGAGGGAAAAATGAGAGCAAAAAGTTAGAGAAACACCTCGTACTTTTATACATAGTATAGCCATAGATATGCATGACCGTGTTTTTCAAAACCACAGCCATTCCTAATTTGAAGACATACGTTCAGTTGTTGGTTGTCAAAACACATCACAAGAGGAACGGATCCCATAACAttaccctatatatatatatattaatgtccgataaatataataatagatcCATTCCGCATTAACCATGTAGCGGTCTGGAAATCTAAAAGAGGTATCCCTACAAAGTTGCAGAATTAGCTGAGATCGTGTATACTCCGTGAACtctatatctaaatatatataattacgaGTGGTCAAATTAGAATGGACCTTCCGTTTGCAATATCTTTGGGTGGTCAAATGTATG
The sequence above is drawn from the Punica granatum isolate Tunisia-2019 chromosome 5, ASM765513v2, whole genome shotgun sequence genome and encodes:
- the LOC116208898 gene encoding uncharacterized protein LOC116208898 isoform X2, with product MATVPGVDARAGPSLPPAKRSYPEEEECVDREIVKKNRIEENMPKVEEDSSEEDDMKVIEYEDSDDDEGYDCGDLSKYKFQYWMLAPMPKAKHEDIKGFVVAALNGYNMDKGTQLVFESIEKATIAMSGVATYYITFVVKDPEDGDHPKTFQCCIHEMLQGFEAEQIRPKPPAA
- the LOC116208898 gene encoding UPF0725 protein At4g29550-like isoform X1, encoding MATVPGVDARAGPSLPPAKRSYPEEEECVDREIVKKNRIEENMPKVEEDSSEEDDMKVIEYEDSDDDELLDENDLQEYYRAVAESEGYDCGDLSKYKFQYWMLAPMPKAKHEDIKGFVVAALNGYNMDKGTQLVFESIEKATIAMSGVATYYITFVVKDPEDGDHPKTFQCCIHEMLQGFEAEQIRPKPPAA